From Homalodisca vitripennis isolate AUS2020 chromosome 1, UT_GWSS_2.1, whole genome shotgun sequence, the proteins below share one genomic window:
- the LOC124360666 gene encoding uncharacterized protein LOC124360666 isoform X1, translating into MTQESQEHLSWLDKPFLASFLQREHRNQVTIDKFSIAPAVAAGNNYMSYLYRVRVEYTVAESDLKVTSLIIKIPITKGVITEMSNDGTDLYDKEPRFYCELLPKINKIFNCEFGPKSYNCPIKNGMILTDLIADGYITCDKYKLLDYSHCKCVISTLAKFHASSVVCFHDNPELIKEIGEEQFFTAENETVSLWLNCCMKSVWKVLCEMEGQEQAANLYYSKIDHVTEIYADLCKPKTDALNVLNHGDLWVNNILFKHSDSGEVKDAKFIDFQTLRWGSPVSDLLYFIWTSANEEVREHRQTELYSLYRQTLNSSLEQLGCLERLSDHELEDQLRAASDFVLLVIGGTLPYMMCDADEVVNTEDLSAEDFKTGKCDEVLAKLFNSRRFKAALPKIMEQFQIWVSSK; encoded by the coding sequence ATGACACAAGAATCTCAAGAACATCTCTCTTGGTTGGACAAACCCTTTCTGGCTTCATTCCTCCAAAGAGAACACAGAAATCAAGTTACAATTGACAAGTTCTCTATCGCTCCAGCTGTAGCAGCAGGCAATAACTATATGAGTTACTTGTATAGGGTCAGAGTGGAGTACACTGTTGCAGAGTCAGATCTCAAGGTCACTTCACTCATCATCAAAATTCCCATCACGAAAGGTGTCATCACTGAAATGTCAAATGATGGCACAGACTTGTATGATAAGGAACCAAGATTTTATTGTGAACTGTtaccaaaaattaacaaaattttcaactgtgAGTTTGGCCCAAAGTCATATAACTGTCCAATTAAAAATGGAATGATTCTAACAGACTTAATAGCAGATGGTTACATAACGTGCGATAAGTATAAATTGCTGGATTATTCTCACTGTAAATGTGTCATTTCAACTTTAGCAAAGTTCCATGCTTCTTCTGTAGTGTGCTTTCACGATAATCCTGAACTGATAAAGGAAATTGGTGAAGAGCAGTTTTTCACAGCAGAAAATGAAACAGTCTCTCTTTGGCTAAACTGTTGTATGAAGAGTGTTTGGAAAGTACTTTGTGAAATGGAAGGGCAAGAGCAAGCTGctaatttatattacagtaaaatagaTCATGTGACAGAAATCTATGCAGATCTGTGCAAACCCAAAACAGACGCTTTGAATGTCTTGAACCACGGGGACTTATGGGTCAACAACATCCTGTTCAAACACTCAGACTCTGGAGAAGTGAAAGATGCTAAATTTATTGACTTTCAGACATTAAGATGGGGATCGCCAGTGTCAGATCTACTCTACTTCATATGGACCAGTGCAAATGAGGAAGTGCGAgaacacagacagacagaactgTACTCTCTCTACCGGCAGACTCTAAACTCCAGCCTAGAGCAGTTGGGCTGTCTAGAACGACTGTCTGATCATGAGTTGGAGGATCAACTTCGTGCAGCCTCTGACTTTGTACTACTTGTAATCGGTGGAACTCTTCCATATATGATGTGTGATGCAGATGAAGTTGTCAATACAGAAGATTTAAGTGCAGAAGATTTTAAAACTGGCAAATGCGATGAGGTATTGGCTAAGTTATTCAATTCTAGAAGATTTAAAGCAGCTCTACCTAAAATTATGGAACAATTCCAAATTTGGGTCTCctccaaataa